TAAATGAGGCGGCGTTATATGTCAGCCCATAAGGAATCCATGCGGAAAACGCAGTCAGAGCAACAGAAAAAGGTGGAAAAGGCACGAATTAGCCGAGGCGTGGTCATTGTCAACACCGGCGATGGGAAAGGAAAATCCACTGCGGCATTCGGTACGGCCATGAGGTCGGCCGGATATGGTATGAAGGTGTGTATCATCCAGTTTATTAAAGGAAATGGGAGAACGGGCGAGCAGCTGGTTTTTGAGCGTTTTGACGAGATAACACATATTGTCGTCGGCAACGGATTTACTTGGGATACTCAAGATCAGGCGAAGGACATCGACGCGGCCATGAAGGGCTGGGAGATGGCCTGTGACACAGTTGAATCTGCCAGCAAAAATAACGACGTCTGCCAGTTGCTTGTACTGGACGAAATAAACATCGCTATGGATCTGGGGTTGATCCCGACAGAAGCCGCCGTGGACACAATAAAAAATAAACCCGAACATCTTAGTATTATATTAACGGGGCGCAATGCGCCTGCTGAAATTATTGCGGTTGCCGATACT
This genomic window from Spartobacteria bacterium contains:
- the cobO gene encoding cob(I)yrinic acid a,c-diamide adenosyltransferase; amino-acid sequence: MSAHKESMRKTQSEQQKKVEKARISRGVVIVNTGDGKGKSTAAFGTAMRSAGYGMKVCIIQFIKGNGRTGEQLVFERFDEITHIVVGNGFTWDTQDQAKDIDAAMKGWEMACDTVESASKNNDVCQLLVLDEINIAMDLGLIPTEAAVDTIKNKPEHLSIILTGRNAPAEIIAVADTVTEMEPVKHAFERGIQARRGIEY